The segment GCAGTGCTTCGCCGCGATTGTCTTGCCGGAAGCGCACGATGCCCAAATTGTTGAGAACTACCGCGTCCCGCGGGTGTAGTTTCAACGAACGCTCGAGCAGCTCGGCCGCTTGGTCGAGATTCCCGTTTTGCATGTGCCAAAGGCCGAGCTCCGACACGGCCAAATAGTAGTTCGGATCGGCATGGATCGCTTTTTCGAATTCGAGCCGAGCGATCGCGGGCTTGCTGAGCGTCGCTTCGAAGCGACCCAAGTAGTAGTGGGCCTCGGCGTTGCCAGGATCGAGCTCGACGGCTCGCCGCAGAGATTCGATGCCCTCGTTCACATGGCCGGTGACCGCGAGATCTTTGCCTAATTCCACATGCGTCACGACATCGTCGGGATGAAGCGTGAGCGTGAATTGGTACGATTTGATCATTCCCAGGATGTCGTGCCGGCGAAAATCGACGAGGAATTCGTTGGCCGCAGCGGCGCTCTGCGGTAGCACATCCACATTGACTTGCGCCATCTCGTCGTCGGTGTGATAGCCAAATTGGACGCGGCGGGGAGGGTTGAATGGATTGCGAACGTTTTCCGCCGAGTTGTCGTAGCGGATGCGCATTGCCACGGTCGTTCCGCGCGGCAGCAAGACCGGGGGCGACAAGCGGTATGCATTCTGCCAGTTGAAATCCCAGCGAGGAATCCGCAGCAGCGTCTTTTTAGTTCCACCCGGAAAAATCGCCCACACGTCTACGGTCTTGCCCAACAAGTGGCAGTGCGGATACAACCCCAACAGTTGCACGTCTTGCGGAATCTGATAGGAATCCGCGGCTTCGAAATCTTGAGACCCGGCGGGAATGTCGATCGATTCCGAGTGGAGTAGAAAGTCGACGGGAAATTTGCTCGGCGGAGTGTCGGTGAAATAAAAGCCGATGCTGATTCGGACGGGCTCGGGCTTGCCGCTCGGAAGCATATGCGCTTCCACCACCAAGTCGGTTCCCGGCTCGATCCGCCATGCCATGGCAGGGTCGTCGGCAAATGGGATTTTGCCCGGCAGCCAGTTCACAAAATGCCCCGGCGGATTGCGTTCTTCCGGATAGGTCGTCATGCCGTCTATGGCGTTATCCGGATTCTTGGCCGCGAGGGCTCGGATCTTGCCCGTCGTGTCGATATGCACCACCGCATGATGGACGACCTTCGGATTGCTCGGGCGGATGTCCACCGCCCGGACGTAACGGGCCGACGCCAGCGGCACCGGAATCACGAATTTCCGCCAGACGTCCGTCCCCTCGGGCTGCAACATGTAGGCGTGCGGCATTTCCACGACCAGGTCGGGCTTGCCCCGCAGCGGTCCTTGGGGCGCCGGCGGCAAATCGACCGCATTCCCCTCCAAGGACCCCGCTGCCACCCAGTCGTGAATCTTCGCGATTTGCTGAGTGTTCAGGCTGCAATCGCCGGAGAACGTGTAATCGCCGCCGCGCGGAAGCCAGGGGGGCATGAAATGACTTTTCGTCACTTGCGCAATTTGTGGCCCGCGATTCCTCACTTCCGCATACGTGAGCAGCGGAAACGGCGCGGATCCATCGTTATTATGGCAAGCTGCGCAGTGGTTGAAG is part of the Pirellulales bacterium genome and harbors:
- a CDS encoding tetratricopeptide repeat protein; the encoded protein is MMRILVRSAVRASGFLLVVLQVLALAGCGRGTTTGVTDAQPTFDRDIAPIVFNHCAACHNNDGSAPFPLLTYAEVRNRGPQIAQVTKSHFMPPWLPRGGDYTFSGDCSLNTQQIAKIHDWVAAGSLEGNAVDLPPAPQGPLRGKPDLVVEMPHAYMLQPEGTDVWRKFVIPVPLASARYVRAVDIRPSNPKVVHHAVVHIDTTGKIRALAAKNPDNAIDGMTTYPEERNPPGHFVNWLPGKIPFADDPAMAWRIEPGTDLVVEAHMLPSGKPEPVRISIGFYFTDTPPSKFPVDFLLHSESIDIPAGSQDFEAADSYQIPQDVQLLGLYPHCHLLGKTVDVWAIFPGGTKKTLLRIPRWDFNWQNAYRLSPPVLLPRGTTVAMRIRYDNSAENVRNPFNPPRRVQFGYHTDDEMAQVNVDVLPQSAAAANEFLVDFRRHDILGMIKSYQFTLTLHPDDVVTHVELGKDLAVTGHVNEGIESLRRAVELDPGNAEAHYYLGRFEATLSKPAIARLEFEKAIHADPNYYLAVSELGLWHMQNGNLDQAAELLERSLKLHPRDAVVLNNLGIVRFRQDNRGEALRCFKQAVAVAPDYRPAVDNLRQVEAAAGN